In Gigantopelta aegis isolate Gae_Host chromosome 6, Gae_host_genome, whole genome shotgun sequence, the following are encoded in one genomic region:
- the LOC121375012 gene encoding protein YIPF6-like: MADVEFHTDEDLDLQLEGDILVPGSAKSDEELSTLDEPVKQTILRDLRAVGTKFFHVLVPKKSDALLKEWDLWGPLILCVFMAMFLQGSTEELNNMNDGGPQFAQMFVIYWLGAVVVTLNIKLLGGNISFFQSVCVLGYCVLPLTVSLVLCRIILLAGSQTLALFIIRFICVITGFAWSTFASTAFLTDSQPQNRKALAIYPIFLFYFVISWIIISHTH, translated from the exons GATCTAGATTTACAACTTGAAGGGGACATATTAGTACCAGGTTCTGCCAAAAGTGATGAGGAATTATCTACTCTTGATGAGcctgttaaacaaacaatt CTTCGAGATTTAAGAGCTGTAGGTACAAAGTTCTTTCATGTACTTGTTCCAAAGAAGAGTGATGCCCTTCTCAAAGAAT GGGATCTGTGGGGCCCACTTATTCTATGTGTCTTCATGGCCAT GTTTTTACAGGGTTCGACTGAAGAATTAAACAATATGAATGATGGAGGACCACAGTTTGCACAGATGTTTGTAATATACTGGTTAGGAGCTGTTGTTGTAACGTTGAATATCAAACTTCTAGGAGGAAATAT ctCTTTTTTCCAGAGTGTTTGTGTGCTAGGCTACTGTGTGTTACCACTGACAGTTTCTCTTGTACTGTGCAGGATTATTTTGTTGGCAGGATCACAGACACTTGCTCTGTTCATTATTAGATTCATTTGCGTCATCACTGGATTTGCATGGTCAACATTTG cTTCGACAGCGTTTCTCACCGATTCCCAGCCACAAAACCGAAAAGCTCTGGCAATATATCCAATCTTCTTGTTCTACTTTGTCATCAGCTGGATTATCATTTCTCATACACATTGA